Proteins from a single region of Methanoculleus taiwanensis:
- a CDS encoding LURP-one-related/scramblase family protein, with translation MMRRRAEGGPRGREEAGGTHRYKMREKLVSIGDDFWIENAAGERAFKVDGKALRIRNTLVIQSREGQDLYTIQERMLRIKDTMEIERGGGGTAATIKKALIAPLRDRWTVSIPGEEDWDVQGNILDHEYHIDAGRRNRVAEVSKKWFRIRDTYGVEVEPGHDDALVLTVTAAIDQMAHD, from the coding sequence ATGATGCGAAGAAGAGCGGAAGGCGGTCCACGGGGCCGCGAAGAGGCCGGCGGCACGCACCGGTATAAGATGCGTGAAAAACTCGTCTCTATCGGGGACGACTTCTGGATCGAGAACGCAGCGGGAGAGCGGGCGTTCAAGGTGGACGGCAAAGCACTCCGCATCCGGAACACCCTCGTCATCCAGAGCAGGGAAGGGCAGGACCTCTACACGATCCAGGAGCGGATGCTCCGGATCAAGGACACCATGGAGATCGAACGGGGGGGCGGCGGCACCGCCGCGACGATCAAGAAGGCGCTGATCGCACCGCTCCGGGACCGCTGGACGGTGAGTATCCCCGGGGAGGAGGACTGGGATGTGCAGGGCAATATCCTCGACCACGAGTACCATATCGACGCCGGGCGGCGGAACCGGGTTGCGGAGGTCTCCAAAAAGTGGTTCCGGATCCGGGATACCTACGGCGTTGAGGTGGAGCCGGGGCACGACGACGCGCTCGTCCTCACCGTGACGGCGGCGATCGACCAGATGGCGCACGATTAG
- a CDS encoding HEAT repeat domain-containing protein, which translates to MSPSPEEPGEGCWDWREEFSDLGDDPVPSLIVKLGDENPKVRWKAAFSLGNLGDARAVDPLIASLDFSRPYASGEDAFTLNMVAAWALGRLKDPRAVEPLIGALSSTCDDFVWIAAWALGEIGDTRAVAPLRAALQRGEFECVWAPGRPSPPEEFPDRVEFAVLDCVTVMTFHAPETPIERALEKLGSAPEQTVNPQ; encoded by the coding sequence ATGAGCCCCTCACCGGAAGAACCTGGAGAAGGCTGCTGGGACTGGCGGGAGGAATTTTCCGATCTCGGCGACGACCCGGTACCGTCTCTTATCGTAAAACTGGGCGATGAAAATCCCAAAGTGCGCTGGAAAGCGGCCTTCAGCCTCGGCAACCTCGGAGATGCGCGTGCGGTCGATCCCCTGATCGCCTCGCTGGACTTTTCGCGGCCGTATGCTTCGGGAGAAGATGCGTTTACCCTGAACATGGTTGCTGCCTGGGCACTCGGGAGGCTCAAAGATCCGCGGGCGGTCGAACCGCTCATCGGGGCACTCTCGAGTACCTGCGACGATTTCGTCTGGATTGCAGCCTGGGCACTCGGAGAGATCGGGGATACACGGGCAGTCGCCCCTCTCAGAGCGGCGCTGCAGCGGGGTGAATTCGAGTGCGTGTGGGCTCCCGGGCGTCCCTCCCCGCCCGAGGAGTTTCCCGACCGGGTGGAATTTGCCGTCCTCGACTGCGTCACCGTGATGACCTTCCACGCACCGGAAACGCCCATCGAGCGGGCGCTCGAAAAGCTCGGGTCTGCTCCCGAACAGACGGTGAATCCCCAGTAA
- a CDS encoding arylsulfatase has product MPEEWKGVINVDSRDSVPDWTPYKEPKAPEGAPNVLMIVLDDIGFSAMSCYGGLIETPNIDRLADNGLLYTQWHTTALCSPTRACLLTGRNHTTVGMACIAEATTGFPNSNGHIPFECATLAEVLVEQGYNTYMLGKWHLCPQEEMHLASTKRNWPGGRGFERYYGFLGGETNQWYPALVYDNHPVEQPKIPEEGYHLTEDLTDTAIEFIRDAKQINPDKPFFMYYCPGATHAPHHAPKEWIEKYRGRFDMGYERYRELVLARQKQMGIVPENTELPPINPIGTPETRTGPEGKPYPETDTVKPWDSLNDAEKRLFTRMAEVYAGFLAHTDAQIGRLIDFLEESGELDNTLIVLVSDNGASAEGGPNGSVNENKFFNGIPDSLEENLRMLDDLGSPKTYNHYCSGWAMAFNTPFKMWKRYCYAGGIADACIFHWPRGIQAKGEKRHQYHHAIDIAPTILECIGIPMPDVVKGYTQWPIEGISMRYTYANSDAPTERHTQFYSMLGSRGSWHDGWKAVTTHPTISGWGHFTEDTWELYHIDEDRSETRNLAEQHPHKLLELVALWWHEAGKHQGLPLDDRTAPEVLTSPRPQPAPQRNLFVYYPNTAPIPEGVAVNIRNRSYAIAADVDIPGGGAEGVLLALGTRFGGHALYVRDNRLHYVYNFVGSLEQHIVSEALVPAGRSILSASFAKDGEEPRGTAHGTLTLYINDIKVGEGRIKTQPAYFDLAGKGLSIGRQQGEAVTDDYPGKPPWTFTGTVHKIMVDVTGEPYVHLEKEAAAMMARE; this is encoded by the coding sequence ATGCCTGAAGAATGGAAGGGTGTCATCAATGTCGATTCCCGGGACTCGGTCCCGGACTGGACGCCGTATAAAGAACCGAAAGCGCCCGAAGGTGCCCCGAATGTCCTGATGATCGTGCTCGACGACATCGGGTTCTCCGCCATGTCCTGCTACGGCGGACTGATCGAAACGCCGAACATCGACCGCCTGGCAGATAACGGCCTGCTGTATACCCAGTGGCACACGACGGCACTCTGTTCGCCGACCAGGGCCTGCCTGCTGACCGGCAGGAACCATACCACCGTCGGCATGGCCTGCATCGCAGAGGCGACCACGGGGTTCCCGAACTCCAACGGGCATATCCCGTTCGAGTGCGCCACCCTTGCAGAGGTGCTGGTCGAGCAGGGCTACAACACCTACATGCTGGGGAAGTGGCACCTCTGCCCGCAGGAAGAGATGCATCTGGCCTCGACCAAACGGAACTGGCCGGGCGGCCGGGGGTTCGAACGGTATTACGGTTTCCTGGGAGGCGAGACCAACCAGTGGTATCCGGCCCTGGTCTACGATAATCACCCGGTCGAGCAGCCGAAAATTCCCGAAGAAGGCTACCACCTGACCGAAGATCTCACAGACACCGCGATCGAGTTCATCCGGGACGCCAAGCAGATCAACCCGGACAAACCCTTCTTCATGTACTACTGCCCCGGGGCAACGCACGCTCCGCACCATGCTCCGAAAGAGTGGATCGAGAAGTACCGGGGCAGGTTCGACATGGGCTATGAGCGCTACCGGGAGCTGGTTCTTGCACGGCAGAAGCAGATGGGGATCGTTCCCGAGAATACCGAGCTGCCGCCGATCAACCCTATCGGCACACCGGAGACAAGGACGGGGCCCGAAGGGAAGCCATACCCGGAAACGGACACTGTCAAGCCCTGGGACTCGCTCAACGATGCGGAAAAGCGTCTCTTCACGCGGATGGCCGAGGTGTACGCCGGGTTCCTCGCCCACACCGACGCCCAGATCGGCCGGCTCATCGATTTCCTGGAGGAGAGCGGCGAACTCGACAACACCCTGATCGTGCTCGTCTCCGACAACGGTGCCAGTGCCGAGGGCGGGCCTAACGGCTCGGTCAACGAGAACAAATTCTTCAACGGCATTCCGGATTCTCTCGAAGAAAACCTGCGGATGCTTGACGACCTCGGGAGCCCGAAGACCTACAACCACTACTGCTCGGGGTGGGCGATGGCGTTCAACACCCCGTTCAAGATGTGGAAACGCTACTGCTACGCCGGCGGCATCGCGGATGCCTGCATATTCCACTGGCCGCGGGGAATTCAGGCAAAAGGAGAGAAACGTCACCAGTATCACCATGCCATCGATATAGCGCCCACCATCCTGGAATGCATCGGCATCCCGATGCCCGACGTGGTGAAAGGCTACACCCAGTGGCCGATCGAGGGCATCAGCATGCGCTACACCTACGCGAATAGCGATGCTCCAACAGAGCGGCACACCCAGTTCTACTCCATGCTCGGGTCCCGCGGCTCCTGGCACGATGGCTGGAAGGCGGTGACCACCCATCCGACCATCTCCGGGTGGGGGCACTTCACCGAGGACACCTGGGAGCTCTACCACATCGATGAAGACCGTTCCGAGACCCGCAATCTGGCCGAACAGCACCCGCACAAACTCCTTGAACTGGTAGCACTCTGGTGGCACGAGGCCGGAAAGCACCAGGGGCTGCCGCTCGATGATCGCACAGCACCGGAAGTTCTGACCTCGCCACGGCCCCAGCCCGCGCCGCAACGCAACCTCTTCGTCTACTATCCGAACACCGCCCCGATTCCTGAAGGCGTGGCCGTGAATATCCGCAACCGATCCTATGCCATCGCCGCTGACGTCGATATACCGGGAGGTGGTGCTGAAGGAGTGCTCCTCGCCCTCGGGACCAGGTTCGGTGGCCATGCCCTCTACGTCAGGGACAACCGCCTGCATTACGTCTACAACTTCGTGGGGAGCCTCGAGCAGCATATCGTCTCGGAAGCTCTGGTTCCGGCCGGCAGGAGTATTCTCTCTGCCTCGTTCGCCAAAGACGGCGAAGAACCGCGAGGAACAGCTCACGGGACCCTGACCCTCTATATCAACGACATAAAGGTGGGCGAAGGCAGGATCAAGACCCAACCGGCGTACTTCGATCTCGCCGGCAAAGGGCTTTCTATCGGGCGACAACAGGGCGAGGCGGTGACCGACGACTATCCGGGCAAACCTCCGTGGACATTCACCGGGACGGTCCACAAGATTATGGTGGATGTCACCGGTGAACCGTACGTCCACCTCGAGAAAGAGGCAGCAGCGATGATGGCCCGGGAGTAA
- a CDS encoding potassium channel family protein — protein MKEESECPVGFKGSSYEGFILFLSLLSVFNIVFLVFPALNPDATRVVFVVDLFLSSVFLLDFLFRLFTAESKLQYFLQDRGWADLLSSVPLPGMKIFRLSRIAQVVWLMRTFGIRRLKYDFSEQRAEGALFFVFFFIILLVEVSAILVLGAERTAPGANIRTAGDALWWAYVTIATVGYGDQYPVTTWGRIVGIVIMTAGVSVFGTLAGFLSNKLTAPRERHSEQTIPMQSRQGEAMSELRDMVAHQEELYRDIVTRLERIEQAVKIEKGEEKERPP, from the coding sequence ATGAAGGAGGAATCGGAGTGTCCTGTCGGCTTCAAGGGGTCGAGTTACGAGGGATTCATCCTGTTCCTCTCCCTCCTGTCGGTCTTCAACATCGTCTTCCTCGTCTTCCCCGCCCTCAATCCTGATGCGACCAGGGTCGTTTTCGTCGTAGATCTCTTCTTATCGTCCGTATTCCTGCTGGACTTTCTCTTCAGGTTGTTCACTGCCGAATCGAAGTTGCAGTACTTCCTTCAGGACCGGGGCTGGGCGGATCTCCTCTCCTCGGTGCCTCTCCCCGGCATGAAGATCTTCCGTCTCTCCCGGATTGCACAAGTGGTCTGGCTGATGCGCACATTCGGTATCAGACGGCTGAAATATGACTTTTCTGAACAGCGGGCAGAAGGAGCACTCTTTTTCGTCTTTTTCTTCATCATTCTCCTCGTCGAGGTGAGTGCCATACTCGTACTCGGTGCAGAGCGCACGGCCCCGGGTGCAAACATCCGGACGGCGGGAGACGCACTCTGGTGGGCGTACGTCACAATCGCGACGGTGGGCTACGGTGATCAGTACCCCGTCACCACATGGGGGCGGATTGTGGGCATCGTCATTATGACCGCGGGAGTAAGCGTGTTTGGAACGCTTGCCGGGTTCCTCTCGAATAAACTGACGGCACCCCGGGAGAGACATTCGGAGCAAACCATCCCCATGCAAAGCCGGCAGGGCGAGGCAATGAGCGAGCTTCGGGACATGGTGGCTCACCAGGAGGAGCTGTATCGGGATATCGTTACGCGGCTGGAGAGGATTGAGCAGGCAGTGAAGATCGAGAAGGGCGAAGAAAAAGAGCGGCCGCCATGA
- a CDS encoding SEC-C metal-binding domain-containing protein: protein MIDQAPLEFTLPHRLSHLEKVMEGYFIVWMARLGCSGGGGSGLKYKKCCGR, encoded by the coding sequence GTGATCGATCAGGCCCCGCTCGAGTTCACGCTCCCGCACCGACTCTCCCATCTCGAGAAAGTGATGGAGGGGTATTTTATCGTCTGGATGGCGAGATTGGGCTGCTCCGGCGGGGGCGGGAGCGGGCTGAAGTACAAAAAGTGCTGCGGGAGGTGA
- a CDS encoding PDDEXK nuclease domain-containing protein: protein MGESVRERELERGLIDHICEFLLELGVGFAFVGAGTIWRSGGRSTI, encoded by the coding sequence ATGGGAGAGTCGGTGCGGGAGCGTGAACTCGAGCGGGGCCTGATCGATCACATCTGCGAGTTTCTCCTGGAGCTCGGGGTGGGGTTTGCGTTCGTGGGAGCCGGTACCATCTGGCGGTCGGGGGGCAGGAGTACGATCTGA
- a CDS encoding PDDEXK nuclease domain-containing protein, producing the protein MRSWEPVPSGGRGAGVRSDLLFHHLRLRSFVAIDLKVGAFIPEYAGKMNFSLSAVDDLLAHPADNPSIGIVRCKTKNRIIAEYALKDMTKPIGVAGYALTSSLPDELLGTLPTVDELEGELGRGKE; encoded by the coding sequence TTGCGTTCGTGGGAGCCGGTACCATCTGGCGGTCGGGGGGCAGGAGTACGATCTGATCTGCTCTTCCACCACCTCCGGCTCAGGTCGTTTGTTGCGATCGACCTGAAGGTGGGCGCGTTCATCCCCGAATACGCCGGGAAGATGAACTTCTCCCTATCGGCGGTCGACGACCTCCTCGCCCACCCTGCGGACAACCCGAGCATCGGGATTGTTCGCTGCAAGACGAAGAATCGCATCATCGCCGAGTACGCACTGAAGGATATGACCAAACCGATCGGGGTTGCGGGGTATGCGCTGACCTCTTCCCTGCCGGACGAATTGCTCGGGACGCTGCCGACGGTCGACGAACTGGAAGGGGAGCTTGGCCGGGGGAAAGAATGA
- a CDS encoding MFS transporter produces the protein MSKWTVLVALSLAMFILVIDTTIMNVSISTLIDDFDTTVTIVQGVITMYALVMAAFMITGGKLGDIWGRLLTFRRGLVVYGTGSLITALSPTIGVLFIGWSILEGLGAVLVMPALQTLVTSNYEGADRALAYGLIGGVVASGLALGPIIGGWLTTAYTWRLAFAAEVVIVLIVLWLSRQIRDAPVEPSERPTLDIVGTILSALGMGAIVYGILLAGAYGWWQARIPFDIAGIPFNPLGLSPTPIFIGIGILTLLIFLAWERHVVASGREPLVHVSLLRMRSFTSGMGIQLVQTLVMGGILFAMSLFFQIALGLTAMQTGFLYLPLSIPLLVASLTGARLAVRIPPRRIIQAGLIGAIAGLLLIIAALDVEITGIEVSIGFAVLGLGIGLMGSQIMNLALSIVSPERTSEAAALMATSQNLGMSLGTALLGAMLLAGLAVSAVAMIEESPVLPDEIKSEVIVAVEDSVEFVSDDQLKEVLQDVPPDIADEILNINEAARIQGIRTALWAAVIIAVLGQIPAYFLPRRKLVADVQNDA, from the coding sequence ATGTCGAAGTGGACCGTACTTGTAGCCCTTTCGCTGGCCATGTTCATCCTGGTCATCGATACCACCATCATGAATGTCTCCATAAGCACGCTCATTGACGACTTCGACACCACGGTGACGATTGTGCAGGGGGTCATCACCATGTATGCGCTGGTCATGGCGGCGTTCATGATCACGGGAGGCAAGCTCGGCGACATCTGGGGTCGCCTTCTCACATTCCGGCGGGGATTGGTTGTCTATGGCACCGGCTCGCTGATCACCGCGCTGAGCCCCACCATCGGCGTGCTCTTTATCGGGTGGTCGATCCTCGAGGGGCTCGGGGCTGTTCTGGTGATGCCTGCTCTCCAGACCCTCGTCACCTCGAACTACGAGGGCGCCGACCGTGCGCTGGCATATGGGTTAATCGGCGGGGTGGTTGCGAGCGGGCTCGCGCTTGGCCCTATCATCGGCGGATGGCTGACCACCGCCTACACCTGGCGGCTCGCCTTTGCCGCGGAAGTCGTCATCGTTCTCATCGTGCTCTGGCTCTCCCGACAGATCCGGGATGCGCCGGTAGAGCCCAGTGAGCGACCGACGCTCGATATCGTCGGCACCATCCTCTCGGCACTCGGGATGGGAGCCATCGTCTACGGCATCCTGCTCGCCGGCGCCTATGGGTGGTGGCAGGCCCGCATCCCCTTCGATATCGCCGGCATACCGTTCAACCCCCTTGGCCTCTCCCCCACCCCCATCTTCATCGGTATCGGCATCCTCACCCTGCTCATCTTCCTCGCCTGGGAGCGGCATGTCGTTGCGTCCGGCAGGGAGCCGCTCGTACACGTCTCCCTGCTCAGGATGAGAAGTTTTACCTCCGGAATGGGCATACAACTCGTACAGACCCTGGTTATGGGCGGCATTCTCTTCGCAATGTCGCTCTTCTTCCAGATTGCACTGGGGCTTACCGCCATGCAGACGGGATTCCTCTACCTCCCCCTCTCAATCCCGCTGCTCGTCGCCTCGCTGACCGGGGCGAGGCTAGCCGTAAGGATTCCTCCCCGCCGGATCATCCAGGCCGGACTGATCGGGGCGATTGCTGGCCTGCTCCTGATCATCGCCGCGCTTGACGTCGAGATAACCGGAATCGAGGTCTCCATCGGGTTCGCCGTCCTCGGACTCGGCATCGGGCTTATGGGATCACAGATCATGAACCTGGCGCTCTCGATTGTTTCTCCTGAACGGACGAGCGAGGCGGCGGCGCTCATGGCCACGTCCCAGAACCTCGGCATGTCCCTGGGGACGGCTCTGCTGGGTGCCATGCTGCTTGCCGGACTTGCCGTCAGTGCTGTCGCGATGATCGAAGAGAGCCCCGTGCTCCCGGACGAAATTAAGAGCGAGGTCATCGTCGCTGTGGAAGACAGCGTAGAGTTCGTGAGCGACGATCAGCTGAAAGAGGTCCTGCAGGATGTTCCCCCCGATATTGCCGATGAGATTCTCAACATCAATGAAGCGGCCAGGATTCAGGGGATCAGAACAGCACTCTGGGCGGCCGTGATTATCGCGGTGCTCGGCCAGATTCCCGCCTATTTCCTTCCGAGGAGAAAACTCGTTGCTGACGTACAGAATGATGCCTGA
- a CDS encoding potassium channel family protein — MKEESECPVGFKGSSYEGFILFLSLLSVFNIVFLVFPALNPDATRVVFVVDLFLSSVFLLDFLFRLFTAESKLQYFLQDRGWADLLSSVPLPGMKIFRLSRIAQVVWLMRTFGIRRLKYDFSEQRAEGALFFVFFFIILLVEVSAILVLGAERTAPGANIRTAGDALWWAYVTIATVGYGDQYPVTAQGRIVGIVIMTAGVSVFGTLAGFLSNKLTAPRERHSEQTIPMQGRQGEAMSELRDMVAHQEERYRDIVTRLERIEQAVKIEKGEEKERLP, encoded by the coding sequence ATGAAGGAGGAATCGGAGTGTCCTGTCGGCTTCAAGGGGTCGAGTTACGAGGGATTCATCCTGTTCCTCTCCCTCCTGTCGGTCTTCAACATCGTCTTCCTCGTCTTCCCCGCCCTCAATCCTGATGCGACCAGGGTCGTTTTCGTCGTAGATCTCTTCTTATCGTCCGTATTCCTGCTGGACTTTCTCTTCAGGTTGTTCACTGCCGAATCGAAGTTGCAGTACTTCCTTCAGGACCGGGGCTGGGCGGATCTCCTCTCCTCGGTGCCTCTCCCCGGCATGAAGATCTTCCGTCTCTCCCGGATTGCACAAGTGGTCTGGCTGATGCGCACATTCGGTATCAGACGGCTGAAATATGACTTTTCTGAACAACGGGCAGAAGGAGCACTCTTTTTCGTCTTTTTCTTCATCATTCTCCTCGTCGAGGTGAGTGCCATACTCGTACTCGGTGCAGAGCGCACGGCCCCGGGTGCAAACATCCGGACGGCGGGAGACGCACTCTGGTGGGCGTACGTCACAATCGCGACGGTGGGTTACGGTGATCAGTACCCCGTCACCGCACAGGGGCGGATTGTGGGCATCGTCATTATGACCGCGGGAGTAAGCGTGTTTGGAACGCTCGCCGGGTTCCTCTCGAACAAACTGACGGCACCCCGGGAGAGACATTCGGAGCAAACCATCCCCATGCAAGGCCGGCAGGGCGAGGCAATGAGCGAGCTTCGGGACATGGTGGCTCACCAGGAGGAACGGTATCGGGATATCGTCACGCGGCTGGAGAGGATTGAGCAGGCAGTGAAGATCGAGAAGGGCGAAGAAAAAGAGCGGCTGCCATGA
- a CDS encoding phage tail sheath family protein — MPTTPPIRPGVFTGDVPLSARPIRGVPTSVTAFVGRALQGPVDEPTAVASFTGFENRFGGLHADCPLAYAVRDFFANGGGRALIVRLAGTGRAAPGIGRRAVRAAPGGAPLTVDDYIGHEAEERGLYALEKADLFNLLCIPPDTRDGNLPPTVIRRAAEYCCRRRAMLIVDPDREWGEGEGAAGRARDGVRNLGLTGAGMRNATLFFPRIRQPDPERQGRLETFAPCGAVAGVIARTDAQRGVWKAPAGTGAVLPGVAGLQADLSEADSGTLRPAGINPLRLLPGVGICIRGARTLSGGDRPTDEFAHIPVRRLALFIEESLLRGLAWTAFEPDGEPLRAAVRTAAGAFMDGLRRQGAFAGSRPEDAWFVKCDRETTTPAESERGIVTLLVGFAPARPRAFVVLRIPVRVAGVGRASPYEALPELDAGGNPAGIATLTLEHGDWERDEIG; from the coding sequence ATGCCCACGACCCCCCCTATCCGCCCCGGCGTCTTCACCGGAGACGTCCCGCTATCCGCCCGGCCGATCCGGGGAGTCCCAACGTCCGTCACGGCGTTCGTCGGGCGGGCGCTGCAGGGGCCGGTCGATGAACCGACCGCCGTCGCCTCCTTTACCGGGTTCGAGAACCGGTTCGGCGGGCTGCATGCCGACTGCCCGCTGGCGTATGCGGTCCGTGACTTCTTCGCAAACGGCGGCGGCCGGGCTCTTATCGTCCGGCTGGCGGGCACAGGCAGGGCGGCACCGGGGATCGGGCGGCGAGCGGTGAGAGCCGCCCCCGGCGGCGCTCCCCTGACCGTCGACGATTACATCGGCCACGAAGCCGAAGAGCGGGGGCTCTACGCCCTCGAAAAGGCCGACCTCTTCAACCTCCTCTGCATCCCGCCCGATACCCGGGACGGGAATCTCCCGCCGACCGTCATCAGACGAGCGGCGGAGTACTGCTGCCGCCGGCGGGCCATGCTGATAGTCGACCCCGATCGGGAGTGGGGCGAGGGAGAAGGCGCTGCCGGAAGAGCCCGGGACGGGGTGCGGAACCTCGGGCTGACCGGTGCCGGGATGAGGAACGCGACGCTCTTCTTTCCGCGTATCCGGCAGCCCGACCCGGAGCGGCAGGGGCGGCTCGAGACCTTCGCACCGTGCGGGGCCGTCGCCGGCGTCATCGCCCGGACCGATGCCCAGCGGGGGGTCTGGAAAGCGCCCGCAGGTACCGGGGCGGTGCTGCCCGGCGTCGCGGGCTTGCAGGCCGATCTCTCCGAGGCCGATAGCGGAACCCTGCGCCCGGCGGGCATCAACCCTCTCCGCTTGCTCCCGGGAGTCGGGATCTGTATCCGGGGCGCCCGGACGCTCTCGGGGGGCGATCGGCCGACCGACGAGTTCGCGCACATCCCCGTCCGAAGGCTCGCGCTCTTCATCGAGGAGAGCCTCCTTCGCGGGCTTGCCTGGACAGCCTTTGAACCGGACGGCGAACCGCTCCGGGCAGCGGTACGCACCGCCGCCGGTGCGTTCATGGACGGCCTCCGGCGGCAGGGGGCGTTTGCGGGCAGCCGTCCGGAAGATGCCTGGTTCGTGAAGTGCGACCGGGAGACGACGACCCCGGCCGAGAGCGAGCGGGGGATTGTCACCCTGCTCGTCGGGTTTGCACCGGCGAGACCGAGAGCGTTCGTCGTGCTCCGGATACCCGTCAGGGTCGCCGGTGTCGGCCGGGCATCCCCCTACGAGGCTCTGCCGGAGCTGGATGCCGGCGGCAACCCCGCCGGTATCGCGACGCTCACCCTGGAGCACGGGGACTGGGAGCGGGACGAGATCGGCTGA
- a CDS encoding DUF3089 domain-containing protein, which yields MIRKAHFLLCLIITIGVCFILTSGCLTGEASTPQDEEAVPTSTVGPDPAPDYNDSYYWLSLPSVGKTVDVFYVYPTVSSSPTGSMDITSDEERALAQGIFNAQASVFASHANVFAPYYRQMSTQVAMGPDELATDTAEFKQGAVDVEAAFDYYIANLNQGRPFIIAGHSQGTMALIELIKNRFGSDADLRSRLVAAYLIGYTVTDADLEAAGLTAAQGANDTGVVITYNTQSVTSAGGPMLMPGAHCINPLTWTTDAADAPASENLGARFYNDSTGELLREVANYSDARINPETGALTTTIPAGEDLDIGPYSEGVYHRYDYAFWYRNLEQNVGDRIAAFLNATDSSRP from the coding sequence ATGATAAGAAAGGCTCATTTTCTGCTATGCCTCATCATCACGATTGGGGTCTGTTTCATTCTCACCAGCGGTTGTTTGACCGGAGAGGCGTCCACCCCGCAGGACGAAGAGGCTGTTCCGACAAGCACCGTCGGGCCCGATCCGGCTCCGGATTATAACGATTCGTACTACTGGCTCTCACTGCCGTCAGTGGGAAAAACGGTTGACGTATTTTACGTCTATCCGACGGTCAGCAGCAGCCCGACCGGGTCCATGGATATCACCAGCGACGAGGAACGGGCGCTGGCGCAGGGCATTTTTAACGCACAGGCAAGCGTGTTTGCATCGCATGCCAACGTCTTCGCCCCGTACTACCGGCAGATGTCGACCCAGGTCGCGATGGGCCCGGATGAGCTCGCAACCGATACTGCAGAGTTCAAGCAGGGTGCTGTCGATGTGGAAGCGGCCTTCGACTACTACATCGCCAATCTCAACCAGGGCCGCCCGTTCATTATCGCAGGCCACAGCCAGGGCACGATGGCACTCATCGAACTGATAAAGAACCGGTTCGGGAGTGATGCAGACCTTCGGAGCCGCCTGGTCGCCGCCTATCTTATCGGCTATACCGTGACGGATGCCGATCTGGAGGCAGCAGGACTTACGGCGGCGCAGGGTGCGAACGATACGGGAGTCGTGATCACCTACAACACGCAGTCGGTGACATCCGCCGGCGGCCCCATGCTGATGCCCGGGGCACACTGCATCAATCCGCTCACCTGGACGACCGACGCTGCCGACGCTCCCGCCTCGGAGAACCTCGGTGCACGGTTCTACAACGATTCGACCGGCGAACTGCTGCGCGAGGTAGCGAACTACTCCGACGCACGGATTAACCCGGAGACCGGAGCGCTCACGACGACGATACCGGCAGGCGAAGACCTGGATATCGGCCCGTACTCCGAAGGCGTGTACCACCGCTACGACTACGCATTCTGGTATCGGAACCTCGAGCAGAACGTCGGCGACAGGATCGCTGCGTTTCTGAACGCGACGGATAGTTCGAGACCGTGA